DNA from Magnolia sinica isolate HGM2019 chromosome 19, MsV1, whole genome shotgun sequence:
GGCTGGCATTGTGACCGGTCAGAAAAGTATGTTGACTATGTTCAAATTCTTAAAAATAAGTCAAGGGTATCCATTGTTTCATTTTGAGGTCTAATCTTTTGATCAAAAACTTAGATTTTTCAACATCCAGTCATCTTCTTGTTGGAACCTAAACTGTATATAATGCTATCTAGTAAAAAAATAATTGTATAAAATGCTAGAATTTATATCTACTTTTCTCCTTGAAAATTCAGTGACACTTAGGTGAAAGGCTTTAATTTGTGctatgaaatgaaatgaaatggtcAAACTTATTTTTCCAAGCACTGAATtatttctttagctttccttatctATATAAGAAATGGCGTCAAGAATTTGGCGTGTCGGAATTGTCAGAAGAATCCGTGAAGAACATAGCTGGAACAGGAAAAGCCTACTTGCACGACTTTCTCGATGTCAATGGTAGACCAGTACTGGTAGTGGTAGCATCCAAGCATTTCCCAACAGTAAGTCTGAAAGTTGAGTTACCACAGAATCTTAGCACCTTTTTGGGCATACTTGAAAAATGCAGGCAGACCTGTGCATCCACCTCCCAAAATAAGAATTGGGAGATAACAGGTCGAGCCCATTATCATTACATTCTCATTTTTGGGTGTCTTTTCTGACGGGAGTGTTACAGTGTCCTGGCATCCTGCATTTTGCAGCATGTGAAGGCCTCCTCCACAAAAGATGCATGGATGATGGGTTAGACCACTTTCCATTCTGCATTTATGATCACAGGTTATGTTTATCATTTTCTAAAACTGACAATCTTGTGGCAGTTTAAATTCATGAATATTTCTGGAACTATGTTACTCtgatttggttttcaaaattAACCAAACACTTCCTCCGGCAGTGGCGTTAATGACATGCCAGTAACGGTTTGACAGCAGAACCAGGATCCCATTGAGAGCCAGAAGCTTTGCGCCTTCCTGATCGAGAAGGCATTGAGTAAACTTCCTACTGGCAAAGAAGAAATACTTGGAATCTTCGATCTCCGCGGATTCGGTACAGAAAATGGGGATATTCTGTTCCTGAAGTTCTTGGTAATTCTACTGCCTGCTCTCTTCTTTACCTCGATACTTATTCTGTTTCAGTTTTTTTCACCTTTCCTGCTATTTAAATTGAAACTAGAATTGGGAttttaatctcaagtggacttgCATTTTGGAATTTCTCGCTAATTGGGAGGAATGACCATTACACTTCACATTTTGTGACAGTGGCAAATAGAACCTACCTCTTTGAAATGACCTGGTGATAGCAGAATCAGTTGTTTGATTGATTTCTCTTTTTCAGTGATTGAAAGAcaaactccttttttttttccattgcttTTGACGGATAACAAGATACAAAAGGTTCTGGATAAACAATTTTGTTATTCAAGGGCCTGTCTGGGGCAAGAACAAGATATTCcgaatggtaacggtggccgtaacggccaccaccattgtcATTATCATACGGGCTGGTCGTTTTTatgtttgaaaagaaaaaaagcctGTATCGGCCTTTACTGGTCATTTtttccgtaacagccattacaaccccataatgtgtaacagttgccactgttaccattacagaaCACCATAGGCAAGAACGATTGTGTTCCCATTTCTCATCGTGCCATAAGCAGGGGAGCTGGCCCTGCCAGGATGAACTTGGCATTTGGTTGTAGTCTATCAGGAGCACCCACACATTTCTGGAATGCAGGAACTTcctctttcttttgttcttttaaaattttaaaaaataaaataaaattcatggtTCAGAGGTGTGAGGGTCCGTCCCGCTTCTCAACAGCTAAATGCTGAGTCATCGTTGGACGTCTGGGTTTCTCAGCCCAAATAGACTTAAAGTGGTCAGTTAAATGGTTTTCTCGCACCAAACAGACTTAAAGTTGTCAGTTAGATAGTTTTCTTTGgagatttgaaaattaaaataatGAGCTAC
Protein-coding regions in this window:
- the LOC131235043 gene encoding phosphatidylinositol/phosphatidylcholine transfer protein SFH6 isoform X3, producing MAVRLSHPFLSSSLSFPARRRSLQICKFSVQNPIPRSIETQKLVLEVKEKLEIEHPSLPIGRNGRDDEDMILWFLKDRKFQVEDAVSKLTKAIKWRQEFGVSELSEESVKNIAGTGKAYLHDFLDVNGRPVLVVVASKHFPTVSLKVELPQNLSTFLGILEKCRQTCASTSQNKNWEITACEGLLHKRCMDDGLDHFPFCIYDHRTRIPLRARSFAPS
- the LOC131235043 gene encoding phosphatidylinositol/phosphatidylcholine transfer protein SFH6 isoform X4, with the translated sequence MAVRLSHPFLSSSLSFPARRRSLQICKFSVQNPIPRSIETQKLVLEVKEKLEIEHPSLPIGRNGRDDEDMILWFLKDRKFQVEDAVSKLTKAIKWRQEFGVSELSEESVKNIAGTGKAYLHDFLDVNGRPVLVVVASKHFPTVSLKVELPQNLSTFLGILEKCRQTCASTSQNKNWEITACEGLLHKRCMDDGLDHFPFCIYDHSGVNDMPVTV